Within Limnothrix sp. FACHB-406, the genomic segment TGATAGGGGACTGGCTTGGCCCATTCAGGAAGCGCACCCAGGATGATGGGCGCAACTGCCATCCAATTGGCTTTGGTTCCCGGCTCCTGAAGATGTTTGATTGTGGTGTTGTAGACGTATCTTGAAACGCCAAACCATTGCTTCAGGAGTGCTTTTTGATCAGGGTTTAGAAAGATTCGGATCTTCCTGGATCGCCTTCCGGTAGCTTCTGAGTCCGGGCATTCGACGAGAGAAGAGGTGAAGGATGGCGAGCAGATCCGCTGTGAGTTCGGATTCTGAGCAGTGAACAGATTGGTCGAGAACCATGAGTTCGCCACCGTTTTGTTGAACCATGAACTCGAACAGCTCGAATCCGAATCGGCAGAGTCGGTCTCGACAGGCAACCACAACTTGGAGCTGATCGCCACGCATGAGTCTGACCAGTAGGGATTGCAATCCTTTTCGCTGGAAGTTGAGACCTGATCCGATGTCTTGGATGATTTCGGCTTCGGGGTAGCGATCGCGCATGAACTGGACTTGTCTAGCGAGATCGTCTCGTTGCTTGGCTGAACTGACGCAGCAGTAGCAAACGACAGTAGATCGAGTTGCGTTGCGTCCATATGACTCGACGTTATAAAGCCGCTGGCCCGCTTCGTTTCGGATGGTTTCGATCTTCCCTTCATCTGCGTACTTCCTTAGCGTATTTGGATGCAATCCCAGAAATTCGACCGCTTTTCTGAGAGGAATGTATGCCATAGCTAAATATTGGCATACGTTAGCGAATGTTAGTAAATTAATTACTGTTGATCAACCTTGATGGGCCATGCATGAGCCACCGGTCACGAACTGAGTGATGAATGACTGAATCGAGTCGCGCGTGAATGATCGTGAATCGCCCTTGGCCTACTGCACGGGCCCGGCGATCGACTGCAACACAGACACCAATTCCGGTGGCCAGCGGCGCATCACTCGCCCCGTTGCTCGATCGACCGGTACCAGGGTGACACAGGCCGTGGCATAACATTCCCCCGTCGCCGCCGATTCCACTTGGTAGTCAAACATCAAGCGTACTCCCTCGATCGGCTCCAGGGCCACCTTCACCACCACCTCTTCGCCCATCCGTGCTGGGCGGTGATATTGGATCCCCAGGTCAACCACGGGCAACTCACAGCCCATCTCCACCAGTTGCTCATAGGCCAACCCGCGCGATCGTAAATATTCCACCCGCGCCGACTCCATCCAAGAAAGATAAGTGCCATGCCACACCACCCCGGCATAGTCCGTGTGGTGGGGCTGAACCCGCGCCGGGTAAGCAAAACCCTGAAAATCCGTTGAATCTTGAGCCATCGGAGCTGAGGAGGCAGTTACAGAGGCATTCATAGCGCACATTGCAAAGCACATTGCAAAAATTGCAGAAGGATTTAATCGGCCAAGGTTCAGGCCGGGCCAATCCCCTTTGGTCGAGCCAGCGATCGCATGGGGCGATCGAACCGGCGATCGCATTGATTAAACCAGGATGAAACCGGCGATCATTAGGCGATCATCATGGGGCCCGAGGTCATTCAGAACACAATCCTCTTGTTAGCAAATGAAGCAGACAGCCTTCGGGCCCACCATCCCCATTTAACACCTCCAGACCCGATCCCGTTGTAATTCTTTAAGGTTTTAATTTTTCCAGCAATTCTTGAAAAATGTAACTATTACAAGGGGTTCTGGCGGCAACTCAGGAATTCGGTGGTAGGCTTTAAATGAACTGTTGAAGCCTGTTGAATCAACTCGTCGATGGTCAGCAAGTGGTGTGCCTACTGGGTTTGTGTCACCCCTGACCCGGTTGATTCACACAGCAAAGAGACATCCTTAAATAACACCAACTCTCAGCAATACCCATTTCAGGATATTTACTTGATATCCAGTTGGTTAGTCTTAGGTTGGCGTTAGCGTTTTATTGATTTTCTCTGGATCAAATTTCAACATTGTTCTTGAGTAGTTCTTGATCGGTCTAGCAACGCGACTCCTTCAGAAGCCATGATTAAAAAAATCTTGTTCGCTGACTCGGGCACGGGACAGTCAGAAGAAATGCTGAAATTTCTGATGGAGATCCCCGCGATCAAAGATGCCCATGTCACCATTTTGCACGTGGTTCCTGGTCGGATTGGGTCTGACCAAATGGCCGAAAAGCTGGAAGCAGGCGGCAAAATGCTGGCCAAGGCGATCGAGTTTTTGGGTCTGCCGCCGGAACAGGTGTCGCCCATGTTGCAGCAGGGTGAACCCAAAGATTTGGTGCTGCGGGTGGCGGACAGTGTAGACGCGGACTTGATCGTGATGGGATCGCGGGGTCTGAAGCGGCTGCAATCGATTCTGGAAAACTCGGTGAGTCAGTATGTTTTCCAACTGTCGGGGCGGCCGATGTTGTTGGTGAAGGATGATATCTACGTCAAGCGGATTAACCGCGTGATGGTGGCGATCGATAAGTCCGATGCATCTCAGCAAGCGCTGCAATTGGGACTGTTTTTGACGCGGGATATCAAGGGCAGCCAATTGATTTTGACCCACGTGGATGCCAAACGGAAGCCGGATGAGGTGATCAGCGGCGAGAGTGATGAGGTGTTGGCTGGGGCGATCGCGGAGGCGAAAAAGTTTGGGGTTGGCTACAAGGCCATTTCGGCCGGGGGCCGGGCTGGGGAAACCATCTGTCGCCTGGCGGATGATAACAATGCGGATCTGTTGCTGTTGGGGTCGCCCGATCGCCGGCCGTCGGTGGCGAAGGGACTGCCGGATCTCGATCGCCTGTTGGGATCGTCTCTGTCGGACTATGTGCGGGTTTATGCCAACTGTCCGGTGTTGCTGACGCGGATTCCGAGTGCGTAAGGTTTTCAGTTTGGGCGTTCGAGCTTAGGGCTTTGAGCGCGAGCCAAGCTTTCGGGGGCAAGGGGTTTAAACCCCTTGCCTGTTTGTTTATTCTGTTTGTTTATCTAGAGAAAACTGCGGCTCAAGGCCAGGTTCTCCCGCAGTTGATCGCGCGTTTCCATCAGCACCTTGCCGAGTTCGTTTTTTCCGGTGCGATCGGCTCCACATCCCCAGTAATAATCTGTGGGTGAATCTTCAATGAGTTCTTCGCTGCCCGTGCTGAGCAGCACTTGCGCCAATTCAGGATGGCTGGAAAACTTGACCCACACCCCTTGGGCCATGATCGATCGCTTCACCCGATCCCAGTCCGATCGCAACTGATGGGCCGGGTTGCGCCCCAAGGCGGCCGCTTCCGATGCAGTCAGCGCCGATCGAATTCGATCGATCACGGCCGCCGATTCCGTGCCCACAAACTTCTGTGCCTGATAGAAATGTTCCACCGTTGGCCAGTCAACGCCATCAACAACAATCCAATGGGGCGAGAAGTTGGAAAAACACCCATAGGGTTCACCAACTTTGTAGAAGTAAATGGTCATGGGAGATCGATCGGGCAACGGCGGACAGCCCATCGAACCCGGCGACTATTCCAGCCTGGGATCAATGGGCAGAGATGGATGAGGCGATCACTGTGTTCTCAAGTGTGTTCTCAAGATTTTTGGGAGCGTGCCTATTGCTGATCATCGCATGGCAGTGATCCCTGAGGGCAATTTCCCGATCGCCCGGCCTAAGCTGACAACGGCGACTCGATCGGCAAGTAATCGCCTAGGGTTTCCGCCTCCAGCAGTTGCACCTGCTCCACCAACGGCGCACAGCCCAACCAGCGAGTTGCCAAACTGGCAAAGCGATCGGCCTCGCCCGTGACACAAAAGCGAGTGGGTTGCGGTTGATCCAAATGCTTCAGGTTGAGCAACTCCAGCTCTTGGGTTGCGGCGGCCACCACATGGACGGCCGGGTCGATCGTGACCACTCCCGGCGGCAGCAGCGGTTCAATCACCCCTGCCAGGTGTGGATAGTGGGTGCAACCATAAACCAACGTGTCGATCGACTGTTCCAACAACGGTTCCAGGTACTGTTGCGCGATCGCTCGGGTGTCGGGTTCGTGCAACCGTCCTTGCTCCACAATCGGCACAAATTCCGGACAGCCCACTTGCCAAACCTGCACCGTGGGATCAATCTCCACCATGGCCCGGCGATAGGCATCGCTGGCGGCCGTGATTGGCGTGGCGATCACCCCCACCCGGGATCCGCGATCGACCGCCACCCGAGCCGCCGGCAAAATCAAGCCCACAATCGGCAAATCAAACTCTGCTCGCACCACATCCAGCGCCAACGCTGAAGAGGTATTGCAGGCCATCACAACCATCTTCACGCCCTGGCGTTCCATCCAGGAGAGGATTTCGCGTGAAAATTGGACAATTTCGGCGGGCGATCGCATCCCGTAGGGCAAGCGGGCCGTATCCGCCAAATACAGCAGCGACTCGTTGGGCAGTTGGCGATATAACTCCCGCAAAACCGTTAGGCCGCCCACGCCACTGTCAAACACGCCGATCGGCCGTCTTCGGGCATCCCTCGCGATCGCTCCTGAAATTAGCCCCTTCAAACTCCAGACCTCCAATCCTCAAGGACAAGCAACTGCCTCACCAATCACAACCGCACCATTGAACCGCGCCATTTTGCAACTCCACATCTGGAACGGCATCCGAGATCCTGTTCAGGAAACCCTAGTTTCGGGAAATCCTAGTCTTCAGGAAACTCCGGCGATCTCTCATTCATCGCAGCACCAGCGGCAATGGATGGCGGGGAATGGATGAAGGCTGCAACAGCGATCGGGGCAAGTTCCCATCAATTACGCTACAGCTTGGCGGGGATGTCAACTCTGAAGCCGATCGGGAGTCAATGGTGGGTCAAGTGCCGGTTCCGGTGAGGGCCCGCAGGCTTTGGCTCAAGACATCAGCGTGATCATCAGCGTGATCGGGCCCGTCGCCGCCCTCGGTAGCGTTTGCGCTTATGAATCACCTTGCCCTTAATTAATTGCCAGGTATGTTCAGAAGGTGGAAAACCCGCCAAAACCGATCGCTGCAAATAGATATGAGTTGCGCGATCGGTCGGATTCATGCTGAGGCATTCCTCAAACAAAGAAGCGGCTTCCCGATATTGCCGACGATGGAATCGCAGGACTCCTTCCTCAAATAAACTACTGGATGCACGCTTGAGGGTTTGCAATTCAATCGGATCGGCATTCAGGACTTCATAAACCGCCACAGGTTGAGTTCTGCCGCGCACATACAGCCGATCAATAAACCGAATGCTGTACTTGGAGGGGTTATGCAGCGCTGCCAACAGACGATGGGAAACCAAAATCGAAACACTATATTGCTTCGTTAATTCCTCTAGGCGAGAAGCCAAATTCACCGCATCCCCGATCGCGGTGGTTTCCATGCGGTGAACGCCCCCGATCGTGCCCAAAATCAGCGGCCCCGTATCCAAGCCAATGCCAATGCGAATGGCCGATCGCCCTGCCTGCAAGCGCTCCTGGTTATATTCACTCAACGCCTTGAGCATCGAAATGGCCGCATCAACCGCCAGGTCAGCATCCCCTTCAAACAGGGCCATAATGGCATCGCCAATGTACTTGTCAATGAACCCATTATGTTGGGCGATCGCTCGCTCCATTCGACCCAAATAGGCATTCAAAAAACGCAAATTTTCTTGAGGGGACATGGTTTCCGAAAGGGTCGTAAAACCCCGAATATCGGCAAACATGACCGCCATGGTTCGTTCCGTATAGTCTCCCAGGCTCACTTCCGCCAAGGTTGACCGCTGCAACAATTGCAGAAATTGGGTGGGCACAAATCGCCCATCTAAACCATCCCAATCGGCCGAATCTTCCGGAATTTCTGCCAAATCTGTAATGTCAATCTCTGCCAAATCCGTTGCTTCAGGATTGGCCTCGTCATTCATTTCCTCAACTTCTTGATCATCAGTTTCTTGATCATCAGCTTCTTGATCATTTTGATCATTCACTTGCCCATGAACAAGTTCGTTAACCGGTTCATTCAACCCTTGATGACGGTTACTGGGGCTATCTTCTCCCTGATGATCATTAACAAATGCAGAACCGTCAGCTTCAAATTCAGAACTAATCTTGAAATTGGAATGGGGATGTTGATTGATATCGAAAGAATAATGAGAATGGCGATGGGAAGAATGGCGATCGAAACGATTGACCAAGCGCAAACGGGAATGGGAATCAGAATCCTGAGGAGAACAAGAATGGGCGATCGCCTGGGCGCAGGTTTGGCGGGCCATCCAAAACCCAATCACACTGGCTGCTGAGGTACTCAACAAAGCCACCATTGCCACAGTGCTGACGGGGGGAACCATCTGGCTCAGCTCTGGGGCGGTCTCCGAAAAAATCAGAAGTTGCCACCGCCAGGTGATGGCTCCACTGATGAGGGCCGCCAGGGCAGGCAAGGCAATGAGTAACCATTCCCACGACCAATTGCGAAGTCGCCCACTCAGGGCTTGATAGAACTGAAGTGTTGACATGACTCCCTGAGTGACGGCTTTGGCTCAGATGCTATTTGCATGATGCACACCTTAAAGGAAAAAAATCGGGAAGATGCAGGTAAAAAATGTAGACGCTGGGCGCAAATAGCGCCGTGTTTACCGTAGCCTGATTCGATGCCCTCTGTCAGGAATAGTTGTGGATTGTTAGGCGATAGCAACTTATCCAGGAGCTCGCCTCACAAGGTTGGTGAATGGCAGACGGGGAATCATGTGATTCGAGAGGGCTGAATTGCAAATCGGGTTGTAATTCCTGATTGCAAATCTTTACTTAACTGCTGCTTTGAATTCTGATCAATTTCTATCCCGTCTGTTGATGATTAGTGGCGGAAATAGCAATGGGGTGGTGGACTGGGGGAGGCAAAACCGAGCAGGTTCAACTCTCAGCTCCGCCGATCGCTTAGCCCTACTGGCCCCTGACCTCTACTGATTTATACCGATAGTTGTCCTGATTTGCTGTTTTTAAGCTACCGAATTGCCAAATTACTGAAGGGATGAGCGGTTCAGCAAGGGAGCAACTAAATGCCTGAACGTCTGCTGGACTTCTGCTGAATTGCTGTTGAACTTCGCGAATGCTGAATTGCTGGGAGACAAAATCGTGATGCGTGCAGTCTTGACCTTGCTTTTGTTGGGTGCTTGTTCAATGGGAGGGCCCGTGACCGGAGCCGATCGCCCGCCGGTTGCGCCGATCGCTCCCCAATCGATCGCGCCGGTTGCCCAAGCTACGCCCACACCGCCCGCCCGCATCACCGAGACGATCATGGTTGAAGGGGAGCCGGAGTCGATCGAGCTGGAGCGGTTTGCGCCCGATCAATTTCCAGTGGTGACCTATTTGGCTCGGGAAGATTTTGCCCCGATCCTGAATCGCCAAGGGGGCCGCGCGATCGCCCGGTTTGTGGCCCAGGGGGGAGCAGTCCGCAACGAAGCGGCCTATGTCAGTGTGATTGTTCCGGAAACGCCCACCACGCCGGAACAGTTGTGGCAAAGCTATACGGGCCCCAATGGCTGGTTGGCCACGAATCGGGCCAGCATTGTTCGATCGAGCGACGACCCCAAATTCAAGCGGTTTGGTTGGGTGAAGCGGGCGATCGCCTTCATGCGCACCGACAAGGGCGAGCCGATCGCCGGAGAGCTTTATCTAGGGGAAATGGCGGGTCGCCCCTTTGTGGTGCTCGTGCATTTGCCCATGGAATACCTGGAAGGCTATGGCCCTCGGGTGAGCTTGCTGCTGAAACATTTGGCAGTGCAGCCAGCGCCCTAATTCCAGCTTGCATCAAGGCGCTCAGGCGCTTTGAATGGCGGTTCTTCTAAGCTGCTAGGGTCAACCCTTGCTGAATTAACCTTGCAAGCAACGCAAGGCCTCCAGCACGCCGCGCGCCTTATTTAAGGTTTCCTGGTATTCCTTTTCGGGATCCGAGTCCGCCACCAGGCCCGCGCCCGCTTGCACCGACACTTCGTGAGTGCCATCAGCGCGGTTGCGCACCAAGGCCGTGCGCAGGGTGATGGCGGTGTTGAGTTGCCCCTCAAAGTCGTAGTAGCCATAGGCTCCGGAATAGGGGCCGCGCCGACAGCCTTCTAGGGCGTGAATGATCTCCATGGCCCGAATTTTGGGCGCACCGCTGACGGTTCCGGCGGGGAAGGTGGCAGCCAACACATCCCAAGCCGTGCGATCGCCCGCCACTTGCCCGATCGCGTTGCTCACGATGTGCATCACGTGGCTGTAGCGCTCGATCGTCATGAGTTGATTGACCGTGACCGTGCCGCTGTTGCAAACGCGCCCCAAATCATTGCGGCCCAAGTCCACCAACATCACGTGTTCGGCCACTTCTTTGGGATCCGCCAACAGATCCGCCGCCAGGGCTTCATCTTCGGCGTGGTTGGCTCCTCGGGGGCGTGTACCGGCGATCGGGCGAACGGTGGCTTGAATGGTTCCATCAACTTGGCGATCGGTCTTGACCATGATTTCCGGGCTGGAACCAATTAATTGCCAATCACCGAATTGGAAATAGGCCATGTAGGGCGAAGGGTTCACCAACCGGAGCGATCGATAGATATCGAAAGGATCCCCTTCAAAATCCGTGCTCAACCGTTGGGAAATCACCACCTGAAAAATATCGCCGGCCTTGATGTGCTCCTTGGCCTTGAGCACGTTGGCATGAAAGGCTTCGCGAGTGGTGTTGCTGCGAGGGTTCAAGGGCGGG encodes:
- a CDS encoding helix-turn-helix domain-containing protein codes for the protein MCSPSFTSSLVECPDSEATGRRSRKIRIFLNPDQKALLKQWFGVSRYVYNTTIKHLQEPGTKANWMAVAPIILGALPEWAKPVPY
- a CDS encoding adenylate/guanylate cyclase domain-containing protein encodes the protein MSTLQFYQALSGRLRNWSWEWLLIALPALAALISGAITWRWQLLIFSETAPELSQMVPPVSTVAMVALLSTSAASVIGFWMARQTCAQAIAHSCSPQDSDSHSRLRLVNRFDRHSSHRHSHYSFDINQHPHSNFKISSEFEADGSAFVNDHQGEDSPSNRHQGLNEPVNELVHGQVNDQNDQEADDQETDDQEVEEMNDEANPEATDLAEIDITDLAEIPEDSADWDGLDGRFVPTQFLQLLQRSTLAEVSLGDYTERTMAVMFADIRGFTTLSETMSPQENLRFLNAYLGRMERAIAQHNGFIDKYIGDAIMALFEGDADLAVDAAISMLKALSEYNQERLQAGRSAIRIGIGLDTGPLILGTIGGVHRMETTAIGDAVNLASRLEELTKQYSVSILVSHRLLAALHNPSKYSIRFIDRLYVRGRTQPVAVYEVLNADPIELQTLKRASSSLFEEGVLRFHRRQYREAASLFEECLSMNPTDRATHIYLQRSVLAGFPPSEHTWQLIKGKVIHKRKRYRGRRRARSR
- a CDS encoding thioesterase family protein, which gives rise to MAQDSTDFQGFAYPARVQPHHTDYAGVVWHGTYLSWMESARVEYLRSRGLAYEQLVEMGCELPVVDLGIQYHRPARMGEEVVVKVALEPIEGVRLMFDYQVESAATGECYATACVTLVPVDRATGRVMRRWPPELVSVLQSIAGPVQ
- the murI gene encoding glutamate racemase, with the protein product MARDARRRPIGVFDSGVGGLTVLRELYRQLPNESLLYLADTARLPYGMRSPAEIVQFSREILSWMERQGVKMVVMACNTSSALALDVVRAEFDLPIVGLILPAARVAVDRGSRVGVIATPITAASDAYRRAMVEIDPTVQVWQVGCPEFVPIVEQGRLHEPDTRAIAQQYLEPLLEQSIDTLVYGCTHYPHLAGVIEPLLPPGVVTIDPAVHVVAAATQELELLNLKHLDQPQPTRFCVTGEADRFASLATRWLGCAPLVEQVQLLEAETLGDYLPIESPLSA
- the trpE gene encoding anthranilate synthase component I; this translates as MLPDFSQFSELARQGNFVPVYREWVADLDTPVSAWLRTCQGQRYSFLLESVEGGENIGRYSLLGYDPLWVLEARGDLAVQTFRDGTVVEHRGNPFEILSSCLESVRPVKLPQLPPGIGGLFGFWGYELIQWIEPRVPAYGPTEADLPDGLWMQVDRLMIFDQVKRKVFVIAYADLRDPTVELRQAYEAACGRVDELIDRLQGSIDRQESLLRWTPATQSDRPPLNPRSNTTREAFHANVLKAKEHIKAGDIFQVVISQRLSTDFEGDPFDIYRSLRLVNPSPYMAYFQFGDWQLIGSSPEIMVKTDRQVDGTIQATVRPIAGTRPRGANHAEDEALAADLLADPKEVAEHVMLVDLGRNDLGRVCNSGTVTVNQLMTIERYSHVMHIVSNAIGQVAGDRTAWDVLAATFPAGTVSGAPKIRAMEIIHALEGCRRGPYSGAYGYYDFEGQLNTAITLRTALVRNRADGTHEVSVQAGAGLVADSDPEKEYQETLNKARGVLEALRCLQG
- a CDS encoding universal stress protein → MIKKILFADSGTGQSEEMLKFLMEIPAIKDAHVTILHVVPGRIGSDQMAEKLEAGGKMLAKAIEFLGLPPEQVSPMLQQGEPKDLVLRVADSVDADLIVMGSRGLKRLQSILENSVSQYVFQLSGRPMLLVKDDIYVKRINRVMVAIDKSDASQQALQLGLFLTRDIKGSQLILTHVDAKRKPDEVISGESDEVLAGAIAEAKKFGVGYKAISAGGRAGETICRLADDNNADLLLLGSPDRRPSVAKGLPDLDRLLGSSLSDYVRVYANCPVLLTRIPSA
- a CDS encoding IS607 family transposase — its product is MAYIPLRKAVEFLGLHPNTLRKYADEGKIETIRNEAGQRLYNVESYGRNATRSTVVCYCCVSSAKQRDDLARQVQFMRDRYPEAEIIQDIGSGLNFQRKGLQSLLVRLMRGDQLQVVVACRDRLCRFGFELFEFMVQQNGGELMVLDQSVHCSESELTADLLAILHLFSRRMPGLRSYRKAIQEDPNLSKP
- a CDS encoding NADAR family protein — translated: MTIYFYKVGEPYGCFSNFSPHWIVVDGVDWPTVEHFYQAQKFVGTESAAVIDRIRSALTASEAAALGRNPAHQLRSDWDRVKRSIMAQGVWVKFSSHPELAQVLLSTGSEELIEDSPTDYYWGCGADRTGKNELGKVLMETRDQLRENLALSRSFL